The Penicillium oxalicum strain HP7-1 chromosome IV, whole genome shotgun sequence genome contains a region encoding:
- a CDS encoding Glycerol-3-phosphate dehydrogenase, giving the protein MAARHSRKLLRPLLYTSAAAAAGAGVLYISYRPRNIPGLEAPAVPPPGYHEGKLVPPSFPSIKGRIDQIKDLKRSQTEEPYDLLVIGGGATGSGIALDAATRGLRVAVVERDDFSAGTSSKSTKLVHGGVRYLEKAFWELDYNQYALVKEALRERKYFLNTAPHLSQWLPIMVPVQKWWQIPYFWGGCKAYDLLAGSEGIESSYFLTKSKAIDAFPMLKRDDVIGAMVYYDGAHNDSRMNVSLAMTAALYGSTVVNHMEVTGLTKGEDGKLNGAILRDVIPGKDGEQAEEFKIRAKGIINATGPFTDSIRKMDDPSIQEIVAPSSGVHIILPGYFSPSNMGLIDPSTSDGRVIFFLPWQGNTIAGTTDAPTEITYQPEPSEKDIQWILNEIRGYFAPDITVDRKDVLAAWSGIRPLVRDPAKSSSQALVRNHLISVSPSGLLTCAGGKWTTYRQMAEEAVDEAIEAFHLQPRELHNMPDISGAGGSGLVADGATLDGSCQTHQVRLIGAHGFSQTLFINLIQHFGLETDVAKHLTTSYGDRAWQVAALSSPTNTRYPVRGCRISALYPFVDGEVRYAVRHEYAQTAVDVIARRTRLAFLNAEAALEALPNVIDLMAEELNWSNKRKDLEWKESVSFLSSMGLPKSLLTLTRQEVQSGRVKELDSEERKHFARTDPPADILKGDAKNPNADPLISKDSPANK; this is encoded by the exons ATGGCCGCTCGTCACTCACGAAAGCTTCTGCGACCGTTGCTCTACACGTCCGCGGCCGCAGCCGCCGGAGCGGGAGTGCTGTACATTTCCTACCGTCCACGCAACATTCCGGGCTTGGAGGCTCCCGCGGTGCCTCCGCCGGGGTATCATGAGGGCAAGCTGGTGCCTCCCAGCTTCCCATCCATCAAGGGTCGCATCGATCAGATTAAGGACCTGAAGCGAAGCCAGACCGAGGAGCCCTACGACCTCTTGGtcatcggtggtggtgcgaCGGGTTCCGGAATTGCGCTGGACGCAGCCACCCGAGGCCTGCGGGTGGCGGTCGTGGAGCGCGATGATTTCAGCGCTGGTACGAGTAGTAAGAGTACCAAATTGGTCCACGGTGGTGTCCGCTACCTCGAAAAGGCCTTTTGGGAATTGGACTACAACCa GTACGCGCTGGTCAAAGAGGCGCTGCGCGAGCGCAAGTACTTCCTCAACACCGCCCCGCATCTCTCCCAATGGCTGCCTATCATGGTGCCCGTGCAGAAGTGGTGGCAGATTCCGTACTTCTGGGGTGGGTGCAAGGCGTATGACCTTCTGGCTGGTTCCGAGGGCATTGAAAGCTCCTACTTCCTCACCAAGAGTAAGGCCATCGATGCCTTCCCCATGTTGAAGCGCGACGATGTGATCGGAGCTATGGTTTACTACG ATGGTGCCCACAATGACTCGCGCATGAACGTCTCCCTGGCCATGACTGCCGCGCTCTACGGTAGTACCGTGGTCAACCACATGGAGGTCACCGGTCTGACCAAGGGAGAGGACGGTAAGCTGAATGGTGCCATCCTGCGGGATGTGATTCCCGGCAAGGACGGTGAGCAGGCCGAGGAGTTCAAGATCCGGGCCAAGGGTATCATCAACGCGACCGGCCCCTTCACCGACTCCATCCGCAAGATGGATGATCCCAGCATCCAGGAGATTGTTGCCCCCAGCTCGGGTGTCCATATCATCCTGCCGGGTTACTTCAGCCCCTCCAACATGGGTTTGATCGACCCTTCCACCTCCGACGGCCGtgtcatcttcttcctgccCTGGCAGGGCAACACCATCGCCGGTACCACCGACGCCCCCACCGAAATTACCTACCAGCCCGAGCCGTCTGAGAAGGATATCCAGTGGATCCTGAACGAGATCCGCGGTTACTTTGCGCCCGACATCACTGTGGACCGCAAGGACGTCCTGGCCGCCTGGTCCGGTATCCGCCCCCTGGTGCGTGATCCGGCCAAGAGCTCTTCGCAGGCTCTGGTCCGGAACCACCTGATCAGCGTGTCTCCCTCGGGGCTGTTGACGTGCGCCGGTGGCAAGTGGACCACCTACCGTCagatggccgaggaggcGGTGGACGAGGCGATCGAGGCTTTCCACCTGCAGCCTCGCGAGCTGCACAACATGCCCGACATCAGCGGTGCCGGTGGCAGTGGCCTGGTTGCCGATGGTGCCACTCTCGACGGCAGCTGCCAGACCCATCAGGTGCGCCTGATTGGTGCTCACGGATTCTCCCAGACGCTGTTCATCAACCTGATCCAGCACTTTGGTCTGGAGACCGATGTCGCTAAGCACCTGACCACCTCCTATGGTGACCGGGCCTGGCAGGTGGCCGCCTTGTCTTCCCCCACCAACACTCGTTACCCCGTCCGTGGCTGCCGCATCTCGGCGCTGTATCCCTTCGTCGATGGCGAGGTCCGCTATGCGGTTCGTCACGAGTATGCCCAGACTGCCGTCGACGTCATTGCTCGCCGAACCCGTCTGGCTTTCCTGAACGCCGAGGCTGCTCTGGAGGCGCTCCCGAACGTGATTGACCTCATGGCGGAGGAGCTGAACTGGTCCAACAAGCGCAAGGATCTTGAGTGGAAGGAGTCGGTCTCGTTCCTGTCCTCTATGGGTCTTCCCAAGAGCCTGTTGACCTTGACCCGTCAGGAGGTCCAGAGCGGTCGGGTGAAGGAGCTTGACAGTGAGGAGCGCAAGCACTTTGCTCGTACTG ATCCCCCCGCGGACATTCTCAAGGGCGACGCCAAGAACCCCAATGCCGATCCCTTGATCTCCAAGGACTCTCCGGCTAACAAGTAG